The proteins below come from a single Geobacillus thermoleovorans genomic window:
- the narI gene encoding respiratory nitrate reductase subunit gamma, with protein sequence MASQFLWVIVPYLALVLFVAGHIWRYQRDQFGWTSKSSELLEKRQLRLGSLLFHWGILFVFVGHVMGILIPEPFYEALGVTEEMYHALALAGGIPAGLAAFVGFVILFRRRLTVKRVRTTSSTGDWVALGFLLVVIASGLSSTFLNIDSHGFDYRTTIGPWFRGLLTFRPNPAYMEAVPLWFQIHILAAFGLFAVWPFTRLVHVFSFPLRYLQRSYVVYRKRMPKQAEPVNRAK encoded by the coding sequence ATGGCCAGCCAATTTCTCTGGGTGATTGTTCCGTATTTGGCGCTTGTCCTATTTGTCGCCGGCCATATTTGGCGCTACCAGCGCGACCAGTTTGGCTGGACATCCAAATCAAGCGAACTGCTCGAAAAACGGCAGTTGCGCCTTGGAAGCCTTCTCTTTCACTGGGGCATTTTGTTCGTGTTTGTCGGCCACGTGATGGGCATTCTCATTCCCGAGCCGTTTTACGAGGCGCTTGGCGTGACAGAAGAGATGTACCACGCCCTCGCCTTGGCAGGCGGCATTCCGGCCGGCTTGGCGGCCTTCGTTGGTTTCGTGATCCTTTTTCGCCGCCGCTTGACGGTCAAGCGCGTACGGACGACAAGCAGCACCGGCGACTGGGTCGCGCTCGGATTTTTGCTTGTCGTGATCGCCAGCGGGTTGTCGTCGACGTTTCTGAACATCGATTCGCACGGGTTTGATTACCGGACGACAATCGGCCCGTGGTTTCGCGGCCTTCTTACGTTCCGTCCGAACCCAGCTTATATGGAAGCGGTGCCGCTTTGGTTTCAGATTCATATTCTCGCTGCATTCGGTTTGTTCGCCGTCTGGCCGTTCACCCGTCTCGTTCACGTATTCAGCTTCCCGCTCCGCTACTTGCAGCGCAGCTACGTCGTCTATCGAAAGCGAATGCCAAAACAAGCAGAGCCGGTCAACCGCGCCAAGTAA
- a CDS encoding hemerythrin domain-containing protein: MHSFCHMGGPEGVKLCAGLAQLKQEHGPLRAQMEQLLAAAEAIGRGENDRNWREPLADLREKVESFVAALDPHSEREEGVLFPMMARYIGRTTGPIAVMEYEHEQAKTRLSMFLEKTAQLPENIDSRQALTLAGAVIEAYHILDEHFMKEENVLFPMAERLLSDAEKEELFARIN; this comes from the coding sequence ATGCATTCATTTTGCCATATGGGCGGCCCTGAAGGGGTGAAATTATGCGCCGGTCTGGCGCAATTAAAACAAGAACACGGCCCGCTGCGCGCCCAAATGGAGCAGCTGCTTGCCGCAGCGGAGGCGATCGGCCGCGGGGAAAATGACCGCAACTGGCGTGAGCCGCTCGCTGATTTGAGAGAAAAAGTTGAATCGTTCGTCGCCGCCCTAGATCCGCATTCGGAGCGGGAAGAAGGCGTATTGTTCCCAATGATGGCTCGGTACATCGGGCGGACGACCGGCCCTATCGCCGTTATGGAATACGAACACGAACAGGCGAAAACGCGCCTTTCCATGTTTTTAGAAAAGACCGCCCAGCTGCCGGAGAACATCGACAGCAGGCAGGCGTTGACGCTTGCCGGCGCGGTGATTGAGGCGTATCATATTTTGGATGAGCACTTCATGAAAGAGGAGAACGTGCTCTTCCCGATGGCCGAGCGGTTGTTGTCCGATGCGGAGAAAGAGGAGCTGTTTGCGCGCATTAACTAA
- a CDS encoding uroporphyrinogen-III synthase: MHGKRIALCASRKLDEMTTLIEKQGGTAIIRPAQGTVFSKGSELGEEMRTVIAMRPDWIVFTTGIGFEALLEAADREGMAAQWHRTIKEANVAARGYKTVTALKQIGVTPVAASEDGTTKGLIAALYGHDFAEKNVVVQLYGDTAPALKQFFLEQGALYTELLPYRHIAPDEETLATLYKEIVGRKVDAVCFTSAMQVRFFFSFAREKKEIEPLLEAFRTDVVACAVGKVTKEALEEEGVDRVIAPEHERMGAMIVTLARYFQQ, encoded by the coding sequence ATGCATGGCAAACGGATTGCCTTGTGCGCGTCACGCAAACTGGACGAAATGACAACGCTTATTGAAAAGCAAGGAGGAACGGCCATCATTCGTCCAGCGCAAGGGACCGTCTTTTCAAAGGGAAGCGAACTGGGAGAGGAAATGCGAACCGTCATCGCCATGCGGCCGGACTGGATCGTATTTACGACGGGAATCGGCTTTGAGGCGCTGTTGGAAGCGGCCGACCGGGAGGGAATGGCTGCCCAATGGCATCGAACGATCAAGGAAGCGAACGTGGCTGCCCGCGGCTATAAAACGGTGACGGCGTTGAAACAAATCGGCGTCACCCCGGTGGCCGCAAGCGAGGACGGGACGACGAAAGGGTTGATTGCTGCTCTTTATGGGCACGACTTTGCGGAAAAAAACGTTGTTGTACAGCTGTACGGCGATACCGCGCCAGCCTTGAAGCAGTTTTTTCTTGAACAAGGCGCTTTGTATACGGAATTGTTGCCATACCGGCATATCGCTCCGGATGAGGAGACACTGGCGACATTGTATAAAGAAATCGTCGGGCGCAAAGTGGATGCCGTCTGTTTTACATCGGCGATGCAAGTCCGTTTTTTCTTTTCGTTTGCCCGTGAAAAAAAGGAGATCGAACCGCTGCTTGAGGCGTTTCGCACTGATGTCGTCGCCTGCGCCGTTGGCAAAGTGACAAAAGAAGCATTGGAAGAAGAGGGAGTCGATCGCGTCATCGCCCCGGAACATGAGCGGATGGGAGCGATGATTGTGACGCTTGCCCGTTATTTTCAACAATAA
- a CDS encoding immune inhibitor A domain-containing protein gives MKKRSIPSLVAALSLGIGLWASPAEAPKAANAPGIPAVKQGGPVDFAIANEEKLAEMLKRSGKLRADATPAEVEQAVRDYLRQKAIHMPRGKGELYDKEAKRAEAMQDGQQTNGVLNGKGKKLGQSKTASVPSVKPEPWNGGKRVDRVLVLLIEYPDFPHNNIQPTETDMYYKDYTREHYEDMIFGGDDGYYDGPNGEKLISVKKYYEEQSGGSYSIEGKVAGWYQAKYPAKYYGGNVPAPDGNDVNPRALVREALAAAAQDPTIDLREFDQEDRYDLDGDGNYREPDGLIDHLMIIHSSVGEESGGGSLGGDAIWSHRWNLGSVYRIPNTTTDVPYWRGQLAAYDYTIEPADGAAGVFAHEYGHDLGLPDEYDTIYSGLGEPVAYWSIMSSGSWAGRIPGTEPTGFSAWAKQFLQSTMPGSNWLSGTTVEWNEVTPNGVEVVLDEANTKGTNNDAVRINLPDKETVITTPPSGAYAYFSGSGNNLDHTMSTTIDLTRASKATLAFDTWYAIEKDWDYGAVEVKPHGSNEWTTIQGNITTTDNPYGQNPGNGITGTSNGWVKAEFDLSAYAGQTIDLRFHYITDVAVSEAGWYVDNIQVTADGTIALTDDAEGDSAFALDGFAKSDGIARSKHYYLLEWRNHRGVDEGLAHILRGDRLLSYDPGLVVWYVDEGYDNNWTGVHPGEGFLGVVDADQHTLKWSGNTTASTRYQVHDAAFSLQKGAPFRVAINGSQLIDNDTSPTPVFDDSRSYDNKGAVDAGRNVPNYGLKIRVIGESVDRTAARVLIHR, from the coding sequence TTGAAAAAACGGTCGATTCCATCACTTGTTGCGGCGCTGTCGCTCGGCATCGGGCTGTGGGCATCTCCGGCGGAAGCGCCGAAAGCGGCTAACGCCCCCGGCATTCCAGCTGTGAAGCAAGGGGGACCGGTCGATTTTGCGATTGCCAATGAGGAAAAGCTGGCGGAAATGTTGAAACGGAGCGGAAAGCTTCGCGCTGATGCGACTCCTGCTGAGGTGGAACAAGCAGTGCGCGACTATTTGCGGCAAAAGGCGATTCATATGCCGCGGGGAAAAGGAGAATTATACGATAAAGAGGCAAAGCGCGCCGAGGCGATGCAGGACGGACAGCAGACAAATGGCGTGCTGAACGGGAAAGGGAAAAAGCTCGGACAATCGAAAACGGCTTCCGTGCCATCCGTCAAGCCGGAGCCATGGAACGGCGGCAAGCGGGTCGACCGTGTACTCGTTTTGCTCATCGAGTATCCGGACTTTCCGCATAACAACATTCAGCCAACTGAAACGGATATGTATTATAAAGATTATACACGCGAACATTATGAAGATATGATTTTCGGCGGCGATGACGGCTATTACGATGGACCGAATGGCGAGAAGCTTATCTCAGTAAAAAAATATTATGAAGAGCAATCAGGCGGCAGCTATTCCATTGAAGGAAAAGTGGCAGGCTGGTATCAGGCGAAGTATCCGGCTAAATACTATGGCGGAAATGTACCGGCGCCGGATGGCAATGACGTCAATCCACGGGCGCTTGTGCGCGAAGCGCTGGCGGCAGCCGCCCAGGATCCGACCATTGATTTGCGTGAGTTTGACCAAGAGGATCGCTACGATTTAGACGGCGACGGCAATTATCGCGAACCGGACGGTTTGATTGACCATTTAATGATCATTCACTCCAGCGTCGGAGAAGAATCGGGCGGCGGTTCGCTCGGCGGCGATGCCATTTGGTCGCACCGCTGGAATTTAGGATCGGTGTACCGCATTCCGAATACGACGACGGATGTGCCGTATTGGCGCGGCCAACTGGCGGCTTACGATTATACGATTGAGCCGGCTGACGGGGCGGCAGGAGTGTTTGCTCACGAATACGGCCACGATTTAGGGCTGCCGGATGAATACGATACGATTTACTCCGGTCTGGGCGAGCCAGTTGCCTATTGGTCGATTATGTCAAGCGGAAGTTGGGCGGGACGCATTCCGGGCACCGAGCCGACCGGCTTCAGCGCCTGGGCGAAACAGTTTTTGCAGTCGACCATGCCCGGCAGCAACTGGCTGAGCGGAACGACCGTTGAGTGGAACGAAGTAACGCCAAACGGTGTTGAAGTCGTGCTCGATGAAGCGAACACGAAAGGGACGAACAACGATGCCGTGCGCATCAACTTGCCGGACAAAGAAACGGTCATCACGACCCCGCCAAGCGGTGCGTATGCCTATTTCTCCGGCAGTGGAAACAACTTAGATCATACGATGTCAACGACGATCGATTTGACGAGAGCGTCCAAGGCGACGCTGGCATTTGATACATGGTATGCGATTGAGAAAGACTGGGATTATGGGGCGGTAGAAGTAAAACCGCATGGCAGCAACGAATGGACAACAATTCAAGGAAACATTACGACGACCGACAATCCGTACGGGCAAAACCCGGGCAACGGCATTACCGGTACGTCAAACGGCTGGGTGAAGGCGGAATTTGACTTGTCGGCCTATGCAGGACAAACGATTGACCTTCGCTTCCATTACATCACCGATGTGGCGGTGTCGGAAGCTGGCTGGTATGTTGACAACATTCAAGTGACGGCAGATGGAACAATCGCGCTCACAGACGATGCAGAGGGCGACAGCGCTTTCGCGTTGGACGGTTTTGCGAAAAGCGACGGCATCGCGCGCTCGAAGCATTATTATTTGCTTGAATGGCGCAACCACCGCGGCGTCGATGAAGGGCTCGCCCATATTTTGCGCGGCGACCGGCTTCTTTCGTACGATCCAGGGCTTGTCGTCTGGTATGTGGATGAAGGCTATGACAACAACTGGACGGGCGTCCATCCGGGCGAAGGGTTTCTTGGCGTTGTGGATGCCGACCAGCATACGTTAAAATGGTCGGGCAATACGACAGCGTCGACTCGCTATCAAGTGCACGATGCGGCGTTCAGCCTGCAAAAAGGAGCCCCATTCCGCGTGGCAATCAATGGCTCACAGCTGATCGACAACGATACATCGCCGACGCCGGTGTTTGACGACAGCCGGTCGTATGACAATAAAGGGGCCGTCGACGCCGGCCGGAACGTGCCCAACTATGGCCTAAAAATCCGCGTCATCGGTGAAAGCGTTGACCGCACGGCAGCGCGTGTGTTGATCCACCGCTGA
- a CDS encoding ATP-binding protein produces MLNIFKDFLLNLFFILLPVFLVPLCTEQEKRPKRFRLYLPTICYAVVIMLCITLPVGTESDFIFDLRQIPLWLGGLYGGAGAATVLAFTAIAYRSLFGGAGVFVTVVVSIAIAATSSLLTKRFVELPTKQRTLFAASLSFGSGLLTVAIAEWMAAAVSPPPSVALIFLFVQPISMLIVCSFQEMVHHNIALRKRVIRAEKMEAVTHLAASISHEIRNPLTAARGFIQLIEEQPLAADKRRQYARIAIEELDRAEAIITDYLTFAKPAPETPEKLNVKLEIERVIDILRPLANMSCVDIQATLAPFSVIGEREKFRQCLLNVMKNAIEAMPNGGTLQVYVSIDNGRVLIRIADTGVGMTKEQLERLGEPYFTTKGVKGTGLGMMVVYRIIESMNGTIRIESEIHKGTTVSIYLPLAPSPSSSTISDKEKQLFAAL; encoded by the coding sequence ATGCTGAATATTTTCAAAGACTTTTTGCTCAACTTGTTTTTCATCCTTCTGCCGGTGTTCCTCGTTCCCCTCTGTACGGAGCAGGAGAAGAGACCAAAACGATTCCGCCTTTATTTGCCGACCATTTGTTACGCCGTCGTGATCATGTTATGCATCACCCTCCCGGTCGGAACAGAGAGCGATTTCATCTTCGACTTGCGGCAAATTCCTCTGTGGCTTGGCGGTTTGTACGGCGGAGCGGGGGCGGCGACGGTTTTAGCGTTTACGGCGATCGCCTACCGCTCGCTGTTCGGCGGAGCTGGCGTCTTCGTCACCGTCGTCGTTTCCATCGCCATCGCTGCAACAAGCAGTTTATTGACAAAACGGTTTGTCGAGCTGCCAACCAAACAGCGCACGCTGTTCGCTGCATCGCTCAGCTTCGGCTCTGGCCTATTGACCGTCGCCATAGCGGAGTGGATGGCTGCTGCGGTTTCTCCTCCGCCTTCCGTTGCGCTTATCTTTTTGTTTGTACAGCCCATCAGCATGCTCATCGTTTGTTCGTTTCAGGAAATGGTGCACCATAACATCGCGCTGCGCAAACGAGTGATTCGCGCCGAGAAAATGGAAGCCGTCACCCATTTAGCTGCTTCCATCTCTCATGAAATTCGCAATCCACTCACCGCGGCGCGTGGGTTTATCCAACTGATCGAAGAGCAGCCGCTCGCTGCCGACAAACGCCGCCAGTATGCGCGCATCGCCATTGAGGAGCTTGACCGAGCTGAAGCGATCATCACCGATTACTTGACGTTTGCCAAGCCGGCGCCCGAGACGCCGGAAAAGCTGAACGTGAAGCTCGAAATCGAGCGAGTCATTGACATCCTCCGCCCGCTCGCCAATATGAGCTGCGTCGATATTCAAGCGACGCTTGCCCCATTTTCCGTCATCGGTGAGCGCGAAAAATTCCGTCAATGTTTGCTCAATGTAATGAAAAACGCCATCGAAGCGATGCCTAACGGCGGGACGTTGCAAGTATACGTCTCCATTGACAACGGACGTGTGCTCATCCGCATCGCTGATACCGGCGTTGGCATGACGAAAGAACAGCTCGAACGGCTTGGCGAACCGTATTTTACGACGAAAGGCGTCAAAGGCACGGGGCTCGGAATGATGGTCGTCTACCGCATCATTGAATCGATGAACGGAACGATTCGCATCGAAAGCGAAATACATAAAGGAACGACGGTGTCGATTTATTTGCCGCTCGCACCGTCTCCTTCTTCCTCAACGATTTCTGATAAAGAAAAACAGCTGTTTGCCGCCTTATGA
- the map gene encoding type I methionyl aminopeptidase — MIHVKTEREIQLMREAGKLLAACHQEIAKRIGPGVTTMEIDRFVETFLAKYGAKPEQKGYRGYPYATCASINDEICHGFPRNEPLKEGDIVTIDFVVNLRGALADSAWTYAIGDVGKDVQKLLNVTEQSLYKGIEQAVLGNRIGDIGHAIQTYVEAHGFSVVRDFTGHGIGPTIHEEPYVPHFGEKGKGMRLKEGMVITIEPMVNMGAWQSKMDPNGWTARTIDGSYSAQYEHTIAITKNGPLILTTPA; from the coding sequence ATGATTCACGTCAAAACGGAACGGGAAATTCAATTGATGCGCGAGGCGGGGAAACTCTTGGCCGCCTGTCATCAAGAGATCGCTAAACGCATCGGACCGGGCGTCACAACGATGGAAATCGACCGGTTCGTTGAAACGTTTTTGGCCAAATACGGCGCCAAACCGGAACAAAAAGGATACCGCGGCTATCCGTATGCGACATGCGCTTCCATTAACGATGAAATTTGCCACGGGTTTCCGCGCAATGAGCCGCTGAAAGAAGGCGATATCGTCACGATCGATTTTGTCGTCAATTTGCGCGGAGCGCTCGCCGATTCCGCCTGGACGTACGCCATCGGCGACGTCGGCAAAGACGTGCAAAAACTGCTTAACGTCACCGAGCAGTCGCTCTATAAAGGAATCGAGCAAGCCGTTCTCGGCAATCGGATCGGCGACATCGGCCACGCCATTCAAACGTACGTCGAAGCGCACGGCTTTTCCGTCGTACGCGATTTCACCGGACACGGCATCGGCCCGACGATTCACGAAGAACCGTATGTCCCCCACTTCGGTGAAAAAGGAAAAGGGATGCGTTTAAAGGAAGGGATGGTCATCACGATCGAACCGATGGTCAACATGGGGGCATGGCAAAGCAAAATGGATCCGAACGGCTGGACGGCGCGAACGATCGACGGCTCGTATTCAGCGCAATATGAACATACGATCGCCATTACAAAAAACGGGCCGCTCATTTTAACGACGCCGGCGTAA
- a CDS encoding secondary thiamine-phosphate synthase enzyme YjbQ, which produces MLRSFTIRTAKRDDMIDITSFVEETVRQANVTEGIAVVYCPHTTAGITINENADPDVKRDMMRRFDETYPWEHPLDRHMEGNTAAHMKASTVGASQHVIIHEGRLLLGRWQGVYFCEYDGPRQRTLYVKVIEG; this is translated from the coding sequence ATGCTTCGTTCGTTTACAATCCGCACGGCAAAGCGGGATGACATGATCGACATTACTTCATTCGTCGAGGAGACGGTGCGCCAGGCTAACGTGACGGAAGGGATCGCTGTCGTTTATTGTCCGCATACAACGGCTGGCATCACCATTAACGAAAACGCGGATCCAGATGTCAAGCGCGACATGATGCGCCGTTTTGATGAAACGTATCCGTGGGAGCATCCGCTTGACCGCCATATGGAAGGAAACACGGCCGCTCATATGAAAGCGAGCACGGTTGGCGCGTCGCAGCACGTCATTATTCACGAAGGCCGGCTGCTGCTTGGACGCTGGCAAGGTGTGTATTTTTGTGAATACGATGGTCCGCGCCAGCGGACGTTGTATGTGAAGGTGATCGAAGGTTAG
- a CDS encoding MBL fold metallo-hydrolase, which yields MAKRYENLDGVSTHKTWADFRRWQRERKQKQKDLSYVVPHVSPPQYERLQKPNGRPQLCWVGHSTFVVQLHGITIVTDPVWANWMGAAKRLTAPGVPLDKMPPVDVVLISHGHYDHLHFGSLRRLHGDPHIFVPEGLGRLFRRRGYRRVTELSWWETASFHGVSLTFVPAQHWTRRTLWDTNTSHWGGWVIEADDAPTVYFAGDSGYFRGFRDIGERFSIDYALLPIGAYEPEWFMGPQHTTPEEAVQAFLDCRARLFVPMHYGAFRLADDTPKEALDRLWTEWRRRGLEEERLLCLKLGEVIDAAQALTALSQFDNSFSQTSAITMVKQARQKE from the coding sequence TTGGCCAAGCGCTATGAAAACTTAGACGGCGTCTCGACGCACAAAACATGGGCCGATTTCCGCCGCTGGCAGCGGGAGCGGAAACAAAAACAAAAAGATTTGTCCTACGTCGTGCCGCATGTTTCACCGCCTCAATACGAGCGGCTTCAGAAGCCGAACGGACGGCCGCAGCTCTGCTGGGTCGGCCATTCGACCTTTGTCGTTCAACTTCATGGCATCACCATCGTCACCGATCCCGTCTGGGCGAATTGGATGGGCGCGGCCAAACGCTTGACGGCTCCTGGTGTTCCGCTTGACAAGATGCCGCCCGTGGACGTTGTGCTCATTTCCCACGGCCACTATGACCATTTGCATTTCGGCAGCCTCCGCCGTTTGCACGGTGACCCGCACATATTCGTGCCCGAGGGGCTCGGCCGCTTGTTCCGCCGCCGCGGCTATCGCCGTGTCACCGAACTGTCATGGTGGGAAACGGCCTCCTTTCACGGCGTATCGCTCACATTTGTTCCCGCCCAACATTGGACGCGGCGAACGCTTTGGGATACGAATACGTCGCACTGGGGCGGGTGGGTCATTGAAGCGGACGACGCACCGACGGTTTATTTTGCTGGCGACAGCGGCTACTTCCGCGGCTTTCGCGACATCGGCGAACGCTTTTCCATCGACTATGCGCTCTTGCCGATCGGCGCGTACGAACCGGAATGGTTCATGGGGCCGCAGCACACCACACCGGAAGAAGCGGTGCAGGCGTTTTTGGACTGCCGCGCCCGGCTGTTTGTGCCGATGCATTACGGGGCGTTCCGCCTCGCGGACGATACGCCGAAAGAAGCGCTCGACCGTCTATGGACCGAGTGGCGGCGGCGCGGGTTGGAAGAGGAGCGCTTGCTTTGCTTGAAGCTCGGCGAGGTGATCGATGCCGCCCAAGCGTTGACGGCCCTTTCCCAATTCGACAATTCGTTCAGCCAAACAAGCGCAATCACCATGGTGAAACAAGCGCGGCAAAAGGAATGA
- a CDS encoding TIGR03943 family putative permease subunit, whose product MIRMYILLGFAFLFFHLYITGELSKYINMRYSYISFSAMFVFAFLTIVQFVLASRNEEPRDHGEECCGHHHHEPSARWKRVVNYLIFVFPLASAFLFPVATLDSEVVKAKGIHVPGMAADGSDPFAQRQFLRPDTSMYYGRDDYQNAMEKELKKYGRLARLELNDQNYLNAMETIYQFPGAFAARDIEFTGFVYREETTRANEAFLLRFGIIHCVADSGVYGLLLQFPKTVPLQNDEWIHVKGTLSTMYYQPFHMTLPYVKVTSWERVAKPKEPYVYRQFNE is encoded by the coding sequence ATGATTCGCATGTATATTTTGCTTGGGTTTGCGTTTTTGTTTTTTCATTTATATATTACTGGAGAGTTGAGCAAATACATTAATATGCGGTATTCGTATATTTCGTTTAGTGCGATGTTTGTGTTTGCTTTTTTAACGATTGTGCAATTTGTGCTGGCAAGCCGCAACGAGGAACCGCGTGATCATGGGGAAGAGTGCTGTGGCCATCACCATCATGAGCCGTCCGCACGCTGGAAGCGGGTGGTAAATTACCTTATTTTTGTTTTTCCGCTGGCTTCCGCCTTCTTGTTTCCCGTTGCGACGCTGGATTCTGAAGTCGTAAAGGCGAAAGGGATTCATGTTCCTGGGATGGCGGCTGACGGCAGCGATCCGTTTGCCCAGCGGCAGTTTTTGCGTCCGGATACGAGCATGTATTATGGGCGGGACGATTATCAAAATGCCATGGAAAAAGAGCTGAAAAAATACGGTCGTCTTGCTCGCTTGGAGTTGAATGATCAAAACTATTTAAATGCCATGGAAACGATTTATCAGTTTCCCGGTGCATTCGCCGCCCGCGACATTGAATTCACCGGGTTTGTTTACCGTGAGGAAACGACGCGCGCCAATGAGGCGTTTCTCCTTCGCTTTGGAATCATTCATTGTGTTGCGGATTCAGGGGTGTACGGGCTGCTCCTTCAGTTTCCAAAGACGGTGCCGCTTCAAAATGATGAATGGATTCATGTGAAAGGTACGCTATCCACCATGTATTACCAGCCGTTTCATATGACGCTTCCGTATGTAAAAGTGACGTCATGGGAGAGGGTGGCCAAACCGAAGGAGCCGTACGTATACCGCCAATTCAATGAATAA
- a CDS encoding permease gives MMNTFLQLNTIFISILIESLPFVVLGVFVSGVIQMFVSEEAVQRWIPKNRLLAIVYATLLGVFFPSCECSIVPITRRLVAKGVPLYAAVPFMLTAPVINPVVLFSTYIAFGSSWTMVLCRALFACAVAVAVGVVMAIRHEGSELRHERREMPMMPRTWKEKIVGTLRHTIDEFFATGKYLIIGAFIASAMQTYVKTSALVAIGNGKVAASLVMMALAFVLSLCSEADAFIASSFQSTFPFHALAAFLVYGPMLDVKNTLMLFQSFRARFVWKLISYITLFVFAGSLLI, from the coding sequence ATGATGAACACATTCTTGCAGCTGAATACGATTTTTATCAGCATATTGATTGAATCATTGCCGTTCGTTGTGCTCGGGGTGTTTGTTTCCGGAGTCATTCAAATGTTTGTCAGTGAAGAGGCCGTACAACGGTGGATACCGAAAAACCGCCTTTTGGCCATTGTTTATGCCACATTGCTTGGGGTGTTTTTCCCTTCATGCGAATGCAGCATCGTGCCGATCACTCGGCGGCTCGTCGCTAAAGGGGTGCCGCTTTACGCGGCCGTGCCGTTTATGTTAACGGCGCCCGTCATCAATCCGGTTGTGCTGTTTTCGACGTATATCGCTTTCGGAAGCAGTTGGACGATGGTATTGTGTCGGGCGCTGTTCGCTTGCGCTGTCGCCGTCGCTGTCGGTGTCGTGATGGCGATTCGGCATGAAGGCAGCGAGTTGCGCCATGAACGGCGCGAGATGCCGATGATGCCCCGTACTTGGAAAGAGAAAATCGTTGGCACCCTGCGCCATACGATCGATGAATTTTTTGCGACCGGGAAGTATTTGATCATTGGGGCGTTCATTGCTTCGGCGATGCAAACGTATGTGAAAACGTCGGCGCTTGTGGCGATCGGCAATGGGAAAGTGGCGGCCTCTTTGGTCATGATGGCGCTCGCCTTCGTGCTGTCGCTCTGTTCCGAGGCGGACGCATTTATCGCCTCGTCGTTTCAAAGCACATTTCCGTTTCACGCGCTGGCAGCGTTTCTCGTTTACGGGCCGATGCTCGATGTGAAAAATACGCTCATGTTGTTTCAGTCATTCCGAGCCCGGTTTGTGTGGAAACTGATTTCCTATATCACGTTGTTTGTGTTTGCCGGATCGCTATTGATCTAG